A genomic window from Osmia bicornis bicornis chromosome 4, iOsmBic2.1, whole genome shotgun sequence includes:
- the LOC114880943 gene encoding uncharacterized protein K02A2.6-like, which yields MRDSKVLIPKKLRNRILEELHEGHLGIVKMNSVARRYCWWPGIDSNLKRLAKDCKNCNLVRADPPKIQAQTWPPAERVFQRIHINYAGPFRGHYFFVLVDAYSKWPELFITNDLTSSTTIDKCRQVFATFGIPETIVSNNGRHFTSHEFREFLKSNGIVHKTITPFHPATNGLAERWVQTFKQMLNKKLQGTPVTKKELQVAVYQILLHYRNTPHQSTGKSPAERIFNRRLRTRLDLLRPKENTVRGNNINKKQETVRELQLGDRVECRNYYGKEKWALGRVKQKLGHVHYIIRLDNGKDWKRRINQIQKVGNVPIQENNASDILDYGTPNDTTVNVPAVATDEADNRVNVEQREATAELDVENTPRRSSRNRKYPMRYGQPIPW from the coding sequence ATGCGCGACAGTAAAGTGTTAATACCTAAGAAATTACGAAACAGAATTTTGGAAGAGTTGCACGAAGGGCACCTAGGTATTGTTAAAATGAATTCTGTAGCGAGAAGGTACTGTTGGTGGCCGGGCATCGACAGTAACCTCAAGAGGTTAGCTAAAGATTGCAAGAACTGTAATTTAGTCCGGGCTGACCCACCAAAAATACAGGCACAAACGTGGCCACCAGCAGAACGGGTATTCCAAAGGATACATATAAATTATGCAGGACCCTTTAGGGGTCATTATTTCTTTGTCCTGGTGGACGCGTATTCCAAATGGCCAGAATTGTTCATTACAAACGATCTAACAAGTAGCACTACAATTGACAAATGTAGACAAGTTTTTGCAACCTTTGGAATACCCGAAACGATAGTGTCGAACAACGGCAGACATTTCACATCACACGAATTCAGAGAATTTCTTAAATCTAACGGCATTGTACATAAAACTATAACACCTTTTCATCCGGCGACAAACGGACTGGCCGAGAGATGGGTGCAGACCTTTAAACAGAtgctaaataaaaaattgcagGGTACACCAGTAACTAAGAAAGAATTACAGGTAGCAGTGTATCAAATTCTACTGCACTACAGAAACACGCCCCACCAGTCGACAGGCAAGTCGCCGGCTGAAAGGATATTCAATCGCAGACTGCGCACGCGTCTCGATTTATTACGGCCGAAAGAAAACACTGTACGCGGGAACAACATTAATAAGAAACAGGAAACTGTACGAGAATTGCAACTAGGCGATAGGGTAGAATGTCGAAATTACTacggaaaagaaaaatgggcCCTTGGTCGTGTAAAGCAAAAACTCGGACATGTACACTACATAATTCGTTTAGATAACGGTAAAGATTGGAAACGACGCATCAACCAAATTCAAAAAGTAGGAAATGTACCGATACAGGAAAATAATGCAAGCGACATATTAGATTACGGAACGCCAAACGATACAACTGTTAACGTACCTGCCGTAGCCACCGACGAAGCCGATAATAGAGTAAACGTAGAACAGCGTGAAGCCACAGCGGAATTAGACGTGGAAAATACACCGCGTAGATCATCGCGAAATCGAAAATACCCGATGCGATATGGACAGCCGATTCCATGGTAG